The genomic interval CAGTCATGCCTTGAATCTTGTTCACAATGCCTCCTACCAAGGTAGCATCCATATGGTGGATGTTGGATCGGGGTACCCAACATTCAAGGCTATACCGTTCAACTTTGATCTTGTATCTCCCGAGTACCATCATTCATATCTCCGCTTCCGGTTTATCCGCGAAGGAGACCTCATCATCCGTCAACACCATGCTGATACTGACCCTAGAGCTTCACTGTGGCCCGACAGAGTCAAGGATGGCTGGTATTCCTTCATTTACATCCATGCTGACCAGCCGCAGAAGGTCTCCTACTTTGATGAAGCCATGACAACTGTCTACACCAAGAAGATACCTACTCCACCATATCTTACCAGCCCTCGATGCATGGCCTGGCCACATGGTCGGTTCACCTGCATCAAAGACACAACCTTATTACTTGAGAATGATGAGGGTCGAGTTGAAAAGTTTTATCTAAAGTCACTTCATGATGTCCTTACTGCGTACAAGAAGTACTTCCCACAATTCCCCGAAGAAACTTTGAAAGCGGTCATGAATGACCCATGGGTTGATATAGACTACTCTAAAATATTACCAGCTACTGGACATGCCTAGATTTTAGTGGTCATTCACATTtactataattttgttttctacatgtatacatactaAATACAATAGAAGGAGCACCATGTAATCGATTAGTAACTAAAGTGTTATTTGTTTGAAATAACTTTACAGAACTATATAGGAAGTCAACGTCTGCATCATTGAATCCATTTATAACTTCAAACAGATTGAACCCTTTCCTTATTATATCCAAGATACCCACAAAAGAGATGTTTTAGTTGgaccttttttatttaaaaaagaatctgCATATCGTTTTATGTCGTTTTTTCGACCGGTGTTACAGCGGATATGCCTACATCTATCACGTGTTATTGATAGCTctaattattcataatatcaACTTACACAAGAAACATACTGATATACTGTATGCCCCTTCTGTAATTACAATTCAATAGTGTTTGGACTTCGGTTGGCATATGTCTACGTATCGCCTTATTGCAGAGATTATATCCGCTGTTATTCGCTAGAATATGGTTTTATCATAATGAAGCATGTATGAATTGAATGATTCCAACGACTTTTAAACATGGTTATATAACATAACTTTGATCATGAACCAATCAATATAACCTTCAAACTAGCGTGAATGGAACAAAGGGTAGGCCTACTTTAATATCCTAACGAATTTatctctatacagtgcgtcccacaaaaaacgaaaccgagatttatcgaagatttatcataacttaatcacaagtacaatagacaaatgacctaccattttagagcttagaatctcctctttcatctgaaattacttagattatttctcattcacgcatgagtgagcaataacaatttgaaaaggggataccaaaaagtcacttggcgggccgtatctaggttttaaaaagaaaaccacatttttaaaaagttcaatatctgctctttaatttgatacctcaattacagaaaatggtctagaaataacaaagttctggttatttgaaataaggcttgaatttcaataatttcataaaatgaagaggttttacaggttagcgttcaaactcactcgacactccgttttgttgacgatcagccatgcatttagtcttttgttaccgtgcgatagcctCTATGGGAAACcgatgaaaacacgtttatttaatgaaattatggaaatacaagcatagtttcgagggatcataacttttttacttcttgaccattttctgtgattaaggtatcaaataaaagagcagatattgaactttttagtcatgcgattttccttttgaaattcagataccccccgccaaatgagtttttggcatcctttcttcgaattgtttctgctcactcatgcgtgaatgaggaataatctaagtaataccagatgaaagaggagattctaagctttacattgataggtcatttgtctattttatttatgattaagttatgataaat from Lytechinus pictus isolate F3 Inbred chromosome 2, Lp3.0, whole genome shotgun sequence carries:
- the LOC129276168 gene encoding uncharacterized protein LOC129276168, coding for MSMTTKEAIVFLRDALGIETTMERIHQDKVAFLDELVVAWLQHIPFQSIKAISVPHPNRHLPTFKEIKQDLLSKVGGLCYDHSLSTMAVLQALGYEVSLVTCDVSFKDSHALNLVHNASYQGSIHMVDVGSGYPTFKAIPFNFDLVSPEYHHSYLRFRFIREGDLIIRQHHADTDPRASLWPDRVKDGWYSFIYIHADQPQKVSYFDEAMTTVYTKKIPTPPYLTSPRCMAWPHGRFTCIKDTTLLLENDEGRVEKFYLKSLHDVLTAYKKYFPQFPEETLKAVMNDPWVDIDYSKILPATGHA